The following proteins are co-located in the Pseudomonas synxantha genome:
- a CDS encoding OsmC family protein has translation MSIVKKASAHWEGDLKTGLGSISTETGVLREAPYGFKARFEGGKGTNPEELIGAAHAGCFSMAFSMILGDAGLKADSIDTQADVTLDQVDGGFAITAVHLTLKAKIPGASQAQFDELSKKAKEGCPVSKVLNATITLDGTLVN, from the coding sequence ATGAGCATCGTTAAAAAGGCATCCGCGCATTGGGAAGGTGATCTGAAGACTGGCCTGGGTTCCATTTCCACGGAAACCGGCGTACTGCGCGAAGCGCCCTACGGCTTTAAGGCCCGATTCGAGGGCGGCAAGGGCACCAACCCAGAAGAACTGATCGGCGCGGCTCATGCCGGCTGCTTTTCCATGGCGTTTTCCATGATTCTCGGCGATGCCGGGCTCAAGGCAGACAGCATCGACACCCAGGCTGATGTGACGCTGGACCAGGTCGATGGCGGCTTTGCGATCACTGCGGTGCATCTGACCCTGAAAGCCAAGATCCCAGGCGCCAGCCAGGCACAGTTCGATGAACTGAGCAAAAAGGCCAAGGAAGGGTGCCCGGTTTCCAAGGTGCTGAATGCGACCATCACCCTGGATGGCACGCTGGTTAACTAA
- a CDS encoding HAD family hydrolase, whose protein sequence is MNLNHSTVLFDLDGTLTDPREGITRSIQYALGKLGIDEPDLTKLEHFIGPPLLQAFMQFYSFDEAKAWEAVNFYRERFKVTGLYENRVFDGVMPLLEELNSQGRQLYVATSKPWEFAREIARHFGFAKHFKVIYGSELDGTRTNKVELIAHLMREEGLDPATTLMIGDRKHDLIGARSNGLDSAAVGYGFGSFEELNAEAPTWHFETLAQMHQAFLQRA, encoded by the coding sequence ATGAATCTGAACCACTCCACCGTCCTGTTCGACCTGGACGGCACCCTGACCGACCCACGTGAGGGCATTACCCGGTCGATCCAGTATGCCCTCGGCAAATTGGGCATCGACGAGCCCGATCTGACCAAGCTCGAACACTTCATCGGTCCGCCCTTGCTGCAGGCGTTCATGCAGTTCTATAGCTTCGACGAGGCCAAGGCCTGGGAAGCGGTGAACTTCTATCGCGAACGCTTCAAGGTCACCGGGCTGTATGAAAACCGCGTATTCGACGGCGTCATGCCATTGCTGGAAGAGCTGAACAGCCAGGGCCGCCAGCTATACGTAGCCACCTCCAAGCCGTGGGAATTTGCCCGTGAGATTGCGCGGCATTTCGGCTTCGCCAAGCACTTCAAGGTGATCTACGGCAGCGAGCTGGACGGCACGCGCACCAACAAGGTCGAGTTGATCGCCCACTTGATGCGTGAGGAAGGGCTGGACCCGGCCACCACCTTGATGATTGGTGATCGCAAGCATGACCTGATCGGCGCACGCAGCAACGGGCTGGATTCGGCGGCGGTGGGGTATGGGTTTGGCAGTTTTGAAGAGCTCAATGCCGAGGCGCCGACCTGGCATTTCGAGACGTTGGCGCAGATGCATCAGGCGTTTTTGCAGCGCGCTTGA
- a CDS encoding LLM class flavin-dependent oxidoreductase produces the protein MKSLSDVKFSTLDLVPVRADGNPAQSLRNSLDLAQHVEKFGFHRFWVAEHHNMDGIASSATSVLLGYLAGGTSTIRVGSGGVMLPNHAPLVIAEQFGTLESLYPGRIDLGLGRAPGSDQMTARALRRERSGSADDFPEDVAELMAYLGPRTPDQRVIAVPGTGTNVPVWLLGSSLFSAQLAGERGLPYAFASHFAPRLMHEAIRVYRNHFKPSAVLDKPYVMLGIPLVAADTDEQADYLATSVYQRILALMRGQSLVQRPPVNTMDGLWLPHEKDAVASFLGLAMVGSPAKIRAKLEVLIEQTGADELIFTSDLYEHADRIHSYELLAQVMKG, from the coding sequence ATGAAATCGCTGTCCGACGTAAAATTTTCGACACTCGACCTGGTGCCCGTGCGCGCCGACGGCAACCCAGCGCAGTCGCTGCGCAATTCCCTGGACCTGGCCCAGCACGTGGAAAAATTCGGCTTCCACCGTTTCTGGGTAGCTGAGCACCACAATATGGACGGCATCGCCAGCTCGGCCACCTCGGTACTGCTCGGCTACCTGGCCGGCGGCACTTCGACCATCCGCGTGGGTTCCGGCGGAGTCATGCTGCCTAACCATGCGCCGCTGGTGATCGCCGAGCAGTTCGGCACCCTGGAAAGCCTCTACCCCGGCCGTATTGACCTGGGTCTGGGCCGAGCGCCCGGCTCCGACCAGATGACCGCCCGCGCTCTGCGCCGTGAACGCTCAGGCAGTGCCGATGATTTCCCCGAGGATGTGGCCGAATTGATGGCCTACCTGGGCCCACGTACGCCCGATCAACGGGTGATCGCCGTACCGGGCACCGGCACCAACGTGCCGGTGTGGCTGCTGGGTTCAAGCCTGTTCAGCGCGCAATTGGCCGGTGAGCGGGGTTTACCCTACGCCTTCGCCTCCCATTTCGCACCGCGCTTGATGCATGAGGCGATTCGCGTGTACCGCAATCACTTCAAGCCGTCGGCAGTGTTGGACAAGCCCTACGTGATGCTCGGCATTCCTCTGGTGGCGGCGGATACCGATGAACAGGCCGATTACCTGGCCACCTCGGTGTACCAGCGCATCCTCGCGCTGATGCGCGGCCAAAGCCTGGTGCAGCGCCCACCGGTGAACACCATGGATGGCCTGTGGTTGCCCCATGAAAAAGACGCGGTCGCAAGCTTCCTCGGCCTGGCCATGGTCGGCAGCCCGGCGAAGATCCGCGCCAAGCTGGAGGTGTTGATCGAGCAGACCGGCGCCGATGAGCTGATCTTCACCAGTGACCTGTACGAGCACGCCGACCGGATTCATTCCTACGAGTTGCTGGCACAGGTTATGAAAGGCTGA
- a CDS encoding gamma carbonic anhydrase family protein has product MTLRTYQNHTPTLGTGAFVDISAVVIGDVEIGADSSVWPLTVIRGDMHRIRIGARTSVQDGCVLHITHAGPFNPDGFPLLVGDDVTIAHKVMLHGCTVGNRILIGMGSIVMDGAVVEDDVIIGAGSLVPPGKTLASGFLYVGSPVKQVRALTDKERAFFTYSAANYVKLKDLHLAEGFDQ; this is encoded by the coding sequence GTGACCCTTCGCACCTATCAGAACCACACGCCGACCCTGGGCACCGGGGCTTTTGTCGATATTTCGGCGGTGGTGATCGGCGATGTCGAAATCGGCGCCGACAGCTCGGTATGGCCGCTGACAGTGATACGCGGCGACATGCACCGCATCCGCATCGGTGCACGGACCAGCGTGCAGGACGGCTGCGTGCTGCACATTACCCACGCAGGGCCGTTCAATCCTGACGGTTTCCCGCTGCTGGTCGGTGACGACGTGACCATCGCCCACAAGGTCATGCTGCATGGCTGCACCGTAGGTAACCGCATCCTGATCGGCATGGGCAGTATCGTGATGGACGGTGCCGTGGTCGAGGACGACGTGATCATCGGCGCCGGCAGCCTGGTGCCGCCAGGCAAGACACTCGCCAGCGGCTTCTTGTACGTGGGCAGCCCGGTTAAACAGGTCCGCGCCCTGACTGACAAGGAGCGTGCCTTTTTCACCTACAGCGCCGCGAACTACGTGAAGCTCAAGGACCTGCACCTGGCTGAAGGCTTCGATCAATGA
- a CDS encoding DUF1161 domain-containing protein: protein MKRFALAIICAVLATSAVAAPKDCEELRKEIEVKIQAKAIPSYTLEIITAEEAKNHDEAMIVGSCENGTKRIIYQKNND from the coding sequence ATGAAACGTTTTGCCTTGGCGATCATCTGCGCTGTATTGGCCACTTCGGCCGTGGCCGCGCCAAAAGATTGTGAAGAGCTCAGGAAGGAAATCGAAGTGAAGATCCAGGCCAAGGCGATTCCGTCCTACACCCTGGAAATCATCACCGCCGAAGAAGCCAAGAATCATGATGAAGCCATGATTGTCGGGTCGTGCGAAAACGGCACCAAGCGCATCATCTATCAGAAGAACAACGACTGA
- a CDS encoding aminopeptidase: MIRRFLPGLMVVLLSGCSSVSYYSQLASGQWQLLRARKPVAEVIADPSRPPLLREHLVQSQKARAFASEHLHLPDNQSYRLYADIGRPYVVWNVFATQEFSLSAENHCFPIAGCVAYRGYYSQGAARGEAALLRQRGMDVSIGGVEAYSTLGWFNDPIMSSMMSWGDERLATLIFHELAHQRFYVKDDTEFNESYASFVEQEGTRQWRAARGLAPFSDAALKQRDQFIRLILETRKRLEALYAQPLAADVMRQAKAAQFERLRSEYRQMRDSQWGGDKRYDAWINQPMNNARLLPFGLYDQWVPAFAALFAQEGGDWVKFYAAVERLGGLPVAQRKAELRQLEGAGR, translated from the coding sequence ATGATCAGGCGTTTTCTTCCAGGGTTGATGGTTGTGCTACTCAGCGGTTGTTCCAGCGTCAGTTATTACAGCCAGTTGGCGAGCGGCCAGTGGCAGTTGTTACGCGCCAGGAAGCCGGTTGCCGAGGTCATTGCCGACCCCTCTCGCCCGCCATTGCTGCGCGAGCATCTGGTTCAATCGCAGAAAGCCCGAGCCTTTGCCAGTGAGCACCTGCATCTGCCCGACAATCAAAGTTACCGCCTATACGCCGATATCGGCCGGCCCTATGTGGTGTGGAATGTCTTTGCCACGCAGGAGTTTTCCCTGTCCGCTGAAAACCACTGCTTCCCCATTGCAGGTTGCGTCGCCTATCGCGGCTACTACAGCCAAGGTGCGGCGCGTGGCGAAGCGGCGTTGTTGCGGCAACGGGGCATGGACGTATCGATCGGTGGCGTCGAGGCTTATTCCACCTTGGGTTGGTTCAACGACCCGATCATGAGTTCGATGATGAGTTGGGGCGATGAGCGCCTGGCCACACTGATTTTTCATGAGCTGGCCCACCAACGCTTTTACGTGAAAGACGACACCGAGTTCAATGAATCCTATGCCAGCTTCGTTGAGCAGGAAGGCACTCGTCAATGGCGGGCGGCACGAGGCCTGGCGCCTTTCAGCGATGCGGCGTTGAAGCAGCGCGACCAGTTTATCCGGCTGATTCTCGAAACCCGCAAACGCCTGGAAGCGCTGTATGCGCAGCCGTTGGCAGCGGACGTGATGCGGCAGGCCAAAGCGGCGCAGTTCGAGCGCTTGCGCAGTGAATACCGGCAGATGCGTGATAGCCAATGGGGCGGCGACAAACGTTATGACGCCTGGATCAACCAGCCGATGAATAACGCACGGCTGTTGCCGTTCGGGCTGTATGACCAGTGGGTGCCGGCGTTCGCAGCGTTATTTGCACAGGAAGGTGGGGATTGGGTGAAGTTTTATGCGGCTGTGGAAAGGCTGGGTGGGTTGCCAGTGGCGCAGCGTAAAGCGGAGTTGAGGCAGTTGGAGGGTGCTGGCCGTTAG
- a CDS encoding DUF1161 domain-containing protein: MKKFLLAVGLLGIAGTALAAGKPCEELKSEIAAKIDAKGASGYSLEVVDKSASTDAKVVGTCEGGTKEIVYKRG; this comes from the coding sequence ATGAAGAAGTTTCTGTTGGCGGTAGGTTTGTTGGGCATTGCGGGCACGGCCCTGGCGGCGGGCAAGCCTTGTGAAGAGCTGAAAAGCGAAATTGCAGCGAAAATCGACGCCAAGGGCGCGTCGGGTTATTCGCTGGAAGTGGTGGATAAAAGCGCTTCGACCGACGCTAAAGTGGTCGGCACCTGCGAAGGTGGCACCAAGGAAATCGTCTACAAACGCGGTTAA